Proteins encoded together in one Chitinophaga sp. LS1 window:
- a CDS encoding FkbM family methyltransferase, whose product MSQVKNLIARLGSKLAPQIRYLAPAYSSEGEDLILKRIFDNKQNGTYVDVGAHHPFRVSNTYIFYKKRWKGINIDPNPGSKAMFDRYRPLDTNLEMGVSATRQHLTYHIFNDPALNTFSPDKVEEYTQDPKYKVIGEKQIETWPLGDILDKYLPAGTAIDFLTIDAEGLDMDVLRSNNWQKYRPAYILVESNPFLLGDMYNTELGKFMQAAGYDIFAKTYYTYIFRNIKSH is encoded by the coding sequence ATGAGTCAAGTTAAAAATTTAATTGCCCGGTTGGGATCAAAGTTAGCACCTCAAATCAGGTACCTGGCTCCGGCGTACAGCTCGGAGGGGGAAGACCTGATTTTGAAAAGAATTTTTGACAACAAACAAAATGGTACTTATGTCGATGTGGGTGCACACCATCCTTTTCGTGTATCCAACACCTATATATTCTATAAAAAACGCTGGAAAGGCATCAACATTGATCCGAACCCCGGCTCCAAAGCGATGTTTGACAGATACCGTCCACTGGATACCAACCTGGAAATGGGGGTATCCGCCACCAGGCAGCACCTGACCTACCACATTTTCAATGACCCTGCGCTGAATACCTTTTCGCCTGACAAGGTGGAAGAATACACACAGGACCCTAAATACAAAGTGATTGGGGAAAAACAGATTGAAACCTGGCCACTGGGTGACATTCTGGATAAATACTTACCTGCCGGCACTGCGATCGACTTCCTTACTATTGATGCAGAAGGACTGGATATGGATGTGCTGCGTTCAAACAACTGGCAAAAGTATCGCCCTGCATACATCCTGGTAGAAAGCAATCCCTTCCTGCTGGGAGACATGTATAATACAGAGCTGGGCAAATTCATGCAGGCAGCGGGTTACGACATCTTTGCCAAAACATATTACACCTACATTTTCAGGAATATCAAAAGTCATTAG